The stretch of DNA AGGGTTATTTGAATATCTCGGTCAATTAAGGCCACTTGGGATCCGACTTCTTCGGCTGCTTCAGTTGCAGCCAGCATCTCTGAACCGGGTTTAACTCCGACTTCTTCACCGATTTTTTTCTGGAAATAACTGAGAAACCCACTTACCAGTAGCATGGAAATATTATTTCCTTTTAAGATTTCCCGTATTTTGATATCTTTATCTTGTGTAATGCCTTTTTTTTCATTTATCAAATTATGATAACGGTTAACATCCAACTCTACGGCTACAACATCTGGATGAGATTCTATAATGGTATTTTTTACTTCTTCCACGCTCTTCTCAGACACGTGGGCGGTACCGATAATTTTCAAGTTCTCAGGTGCCATTAAATCACTCTAAATGGATTAAATGTTAGGAAGATATAATAAATAGTCTAATGTTATTAGTGTAAGCCTAAAATATGATTTTAACTTATAAAAAGATTGTTCTTTTCCTTTTCGGACTTTTTAGTCATGGTTTGTTTTTAGCCCATCAAAATTTCTTTATTATTCCCTCTTTAAATTGGGGCACTATATTAGAAATATTTCTTTGGAGACAGAATTCTACATCAGCACCAAACCCTAATTTCCTCAGATTCTGTGCAGATAGGGAGTTTTTGACATGTTCATCAACCAATTCCGTATTTTGTATTGCTAAACAAGCTGATTGGGCCATCTCATCAAGATCATATTTTTTTAGATAAGAAATTATTTCTCCAGCCCCTAAAAAATCTTCAATAGCAAATCTTCCTCTAACTCCGGCCATAACCAATTCAATTTCATCAACAGCAGCCACAGCAGCTTTTTTAGCAACAGCTTGGGCATTTATAAATGAACCAATAAGTGCACGTCCCTTTATTCTATCCAAAATTCTTGTTCCATTGCTGGTAGTGATGATCATGGGTTTACCAGCGTACTTCTGTATTTCAATAGGTGAGTTCCCGGTATCAAACCCTTCAATGGTAGATCCACCTCTTTCTCCTGCAAAAAAAGCCTTATTTTTTGGTGTCATGGTTAAAGCTTCTTCTATTTCCACTGTTGGAATGATGTATGGGATTTTTTCCAGGGCAATGGTGATGGTGGTACTGGCGCGTAGCACATCAACCATAATAGACACATCATGGGAAAATGATCTTTCTAAACTTAAGGAAACTCGCATTTAGACACCAAAAATAGATAATAATAGGAAAAAAAGAGTTACAGTAATTATTTTTTTTTATTCCAGGATTTTCTCGGCGAAAGCGAATCTTCTCCGCACTGAGGTTATACGTACTTTAACCTCGTCACCCACCTTTGTTTCAGGTACAAAGACCACGAAACCTTCTATTCGGGTAATTCCGTCACCTTCTTTACCCACATCCTCAATTTTAACCTCATATTCGTCTCCTTCCTTAATAGGGGCTGTTTTTGGAGTTTCATCTGCACCAAACAATTCATTCACATCCTGAAACCAATCTAAAAATGGTCTTATTATATTTTTTATTGTTTAATTTATTATTTAAATCTTTGGTAAACCCTTATAATACTTCACGAAGGAAACTTAAGTTATTAAAAAGATTTTTAAATCATTTCCGGATATTTTTTCCTATATTGATATTTT from Methanobacterium sp. encodes:
- a CDS encoding TraB family protein, producing MAPENLKIIGTAHVSEKSVEEVKNTIIESHPDVVAVELDVNRYHNLINEKKGITQDKDIKIREILKGNNISMLLVSGFLSYFQKKIGEEVGVKPGSEMLAATEAAEEVGSQVALIDRDIQITL
- the comB gene encoding 2-phosphosulfolactate phosphatase encodes the protein MRVSLSLERSFSHDVSIMVDVLRASTTITIALEKIPYIIPTVEIEEALTMTPKNKAFFAGERGGSTIEGFDTGNSPIEIQKYAGKPMIITTSNGTRILDRIKGRALIGSFINAQAVAKKAAVAAVDEIELVMAGVRGRFAIEDFLGAGEIISYLKKYDLDEMAQSACLAIQNTELVDEHVKNSLSAQNLRKLGFGADVEFCLQRNISNIVPQFKEGIIKKF
- a CDS encoding TRAM domain-containing protein, with product MFGADETPKTAPIKEGDEYEVKIEDVGKEGDGITRIEGFVVFVPETKVGDEVKVRITSVRRRFAFAEKILE